A window of Bacillus sp. DX3.1 genomic DNA:
CAGACACTTTCTCTTCGCTTGGCTCGTAGCTTAATACTTCTGCATCAATTTCTTCTAGTGCTTTTCCCACACATTTATGAGATACAGGTTGCGTAATCACACAATTATCAGCAATTTGCATTTCACGAGCACGTTTCGCTGCTACTGTTACTAATGTATATTTAGAGTCGATTTTTGTTAATAATGAGTCAATTGATGGATTTAACATATTATATACCCTCCGTCATTTCTTTGTAATATTTTGCTACTCTCTCGCGGCGACAGTGTTCACCGACCACAATGGCTTTAATACGTTCGCAAGCAAGTTCTACTTGATCATTTTCTACAACATAGTCATAAGCGTCCATCATATCGATTTCTTCTTTTGCTACTGTTAAACGATTTTGAATGACATCTTCTGTCTCTGTACCACGGCCAACGATACGGTTCTTAAGCTCTGATAAACTTGGAGGAGCTAAGAAGATAAATACGCCTTCTGGAAATGCTTTCTTTACTTGAAGTGCGCCTTGCACTTCAATTTCTAAGAACACATCTTTCCCTTGCTGCAATGTCTGTTCTACATAATCGACTGGTGTTCCATAATAATTCCCAACAAACTCTGCCCATTCAAGCAACTTTTCGTTACGAATCATTTCTTCGAACTCTTCTCTTTCTTTAAAGAAATAATCCACACCATCTACTTCACCCTCACGTGGTTTACGTGTTGTTACTGAAATAGAGTATTGTAACTTTGCATCTTCATGGCTGAACAATTCTTTTCGAACCGTCCCTTTCCCAACGCCAGAAGGTCCTGAAAGAACGATGAGCAACCCTCTTCTACTTCTCATAAATATGTAAAACCTACCCTTCCTCACTTAAATCTTCTTTATTATTTAAACGATGTGCAATCGTCTCAGGCTGAATTGGACTTAATACAATATGCCCATCATCCATGACAATAACTGCCCTTGTTTTTCTCCCATACGTAGCATCAAGCAGCACGTTATGTTCACGTGCTTCCTGTACCGTTCGTTTAATAGGAGCTGACTCCGGACTTACAATAGCAATAATTCGATGAGCAGATACGATATTCCCATATCCAATATTTAAAAACCGCATGGCCATAGTTTGCGCCTCCTAGTAAGTCTATCCGATTTCTCCACCACGTATAACTTTATCTACTTTTTTGACAGCTACTCAATATTTTGTACTTGTTCACGAATTTTTTCAAGGTTATTTTTCATTTCTACAACATATTTTGAAATTGTTAGGTCGTTTGCCTTTGAACCAATCGTGTTAATTTCACGATGCACTTCTTGTACGATAAAGTCCATTTTTCTACCAACGGGCTCCATAATTTGCAATGCTTCATTAAATTGATCTAAATGGCTTTGTAAACGAACTAATTCTTCATGAATATCACAACGCTCTGCAAACATAGCTATTTCTGTTAGCAACCGTTGTTCATCTAACTCTTGATTATGTAATTCCTTTAAACGATTTCCCAATCGTTCCCGGTACTTTTGAATCACAATTGGTGCATGTGGAATAATCGCATTTACACAATTGTGAATCTCTTGTAGACGATGCTCTATATCTTTATGTAATCGTTTCCCTTCACCATCTCTCATCATTTTCAACATATGAGCAGCTTGGCGAACAGCTTCATATAAACTATCTTCAAATTGTTCGTTTACATTTTCCATTTCTTCAATTGCCGTTACCTCTGGCATTGTCATTAATTGTTGTAATGTAATGGAATCTTGTAATTGAAATTTCATTTTTGCATCTTCCATAATGGATTTATATTGTTCCAGAAGTGGCCAATCCACACGTAATTTTCGTTCAACAAGCCCTTCACCTGCAATAGTAACAGACATTTCAATACGTCCGCGGCGAACTTGTTCAGCAATCAACTTACGAATTTTATCCTCAAATACCATCATTTGCTTCGGAAGTCGAATGTTCATCTCTAAAAAGCGATGGTTCACTGACTTCATTTCTACTATAATTTGAAAAGCATCGTTTTCCACCTTTGCTCGTCCAAATCCTGTCATACTCGAAATCATCTTTATCACATCCAAGCCATGAAATAACTCAACGAAAAAGGTAATAGAGATGCAACTCTACTACCTTTTGTAAATTATATCACATTTTCATATCATTGACTATTTCAAGTTTATACCTCGTTTATAAATTGCAGGCTTCTTTTTCTCTTTTTTACCCGTTAGTAAAGAACCGACTAACAAAAACGTTGGAATAGAAGATAAAGCAACAATGAGTAACCAGTCTCTTGCCTGAATTGGCATCGTACTAAAAACCGGTTGCAGTGGCGGATAATAAATAACAACGAGCATTAATAAAACCGAAATGATTACCGCTCCAACTAAATACAGGTTTCCAAACGGATTGCGATGAAAAATAGAATGTTCACTTCGGCAATCAAACACATGAATGAGCTGCGCTAATACAAGTGTTGCAAACGCAACTGTTTGTGCATATTTCAATTCATTTGGATGTTGATTATATGCAATGATAAATGCAAGCAGCGTTGCAATGCCAATTAAAAAGCCGCGACTCACAATTTTCCAAGCAAGCCCTCTCGCAAATACACCTTCTTTCGGATGACGTGGATTTCTCCTCATCACATCCCCCTCAGCAGCATCCAACCCTAGCGCCATCGCTGGCAAACCATCCGTCACTAAATTCACCCATAAAATTTGAATAGGAACGAGTGGAAGCGGTAATCCTAGCAGCATTGCAAATAACATAACAAGAATTTCTCCAACGTTTGATGCTAATAAGTAACGAATGAATTTCCGGATATTTTCATATATATTTCTTCCTTCTTTAATTGCTGCTTTAATAGTAGCAAAATTATCATCTAGCAGTACGAGAGATGAAGCTTCTTTTGCCACATCCGTACCCGTAATCCCCATTGCTATTCCGATATCAGCAGTTTTAATTGCTGGAGCATCATTTACTCCATCCCCTGTCATCGCTACGATATGATCTTTATTTTGAAGAGCCTTCACAATTTTCAATTTATGCTCAGGAGACACGCGGGCAAACACATATGTGTCTTCTACAATATCCTCTAGTTCCTCGACAGACATTTTTGCCAGCTCTACACCTTCCACAACACGGCCATTCGGTGGTAAAATGCCTAACTGTTCAGCAATTGCCATCGCTGTTACTTTATGATCTCCTGTAATCATCACTGTTTTAATACCAGCATCTTTACACTCTTGTACCGCTTGCTTTACTTCCGGTCTTGGGGGATCAATCATTCCCTGTATGCCAACAAGCATTAAATCTTTTTCTACTTC
This region includes:
- the rpoZ gene encoding DNA-directed RNA polymerase subunit omega, translating into MLNPSIDSLLTKIDSKYTLVTVAAKRAREMQIADNCVITQPVSHKCVGKALEEIDAEVLSYEPSEEKVSE
- the gmk gene encoding guanylate kinase, whose product is MRSRRGLLIVLSGPSGVGKGTVRKELFSHEDAKLQYSISVTTRKPREGEVDGVDYFFKEREEFEEMIRNEKLLEWAEFVGNYYGTPVDYVEQTLQQGKDVFLEIEVQGALQVKKAFPEGVFIFLAPPSLSELKNRIVGRGTETEDVIQNRLTVAKEEIDMMDAYDYVVENDQVELACERIKAIVVGEHCRRERVAKYYKEMTEGI
- the remA gene encoding extracellular matrix/biofilm regulator RemA encodes the protein MAMRFLNIGYGNIVSAHRIIAIVSPESAPIKRTVQEAREHNVLLDATYGRKTRAVIVMDDGHIVLSPIQPETIAHRLNNKEDLSEEG
- a CDS encoding YicC/YloC family endoribonuclease, with protein sequence MISSMTGFGRAKVENDAFQIIVEMKSVNHRFLEMNIRLPKQMMVFEDKIRKLIAEQVRRGRIEMSVTIAGEGLVERKLRVDWPLLEQYKSIMEDAKMKFQLQDSITLQQLMTMPEVTAIEEMENVNEQFEDSLYEAVRQAAHMLKMMRDGEGKRLHKDIEHRLQEIHNCVNAIIPHAPIVIQKYRERLGNRLKELHNQELDEQRLLTEIAMFAERCDIHEELVRLQSHLDQFNEALQIMEPVGRKMDFIVQEVHREINTIGSKANDLTISKYVVEMKNNLEKIREQVQNIE